In Aquamicrobium sp., a single genomic region encodes these proteins:
- a CDS encoding aspartate ammonia-lyase — translation MTRKRAETSDETSAQDVAAAPQAERPGARTRTEQDLLGEAHIPADAYWGIHTLRAVENFPITGVPIGRFPDFVRALVLVKAAAARANRRLGHLSAEKCAAIEKACDMIAREGRLHDQFVVDAVQGGAGTSTNMNVNEVVANLALETMGRARGDYAALHPNDDVNRAQSTNDAYPTALRLAVIFATEPLVHALNELAFAFKAKAVEFAGILKIGRTQLQDAVPMTLGQEFDGFFATIKEDVSRLREAAALFREVNLGATAIGTGITSDPRYAALAVEELARLSGQPMVPAANLIEATSDMGAFVLFSGILKRIAVKLSKICNDLRLLSSGPRAGLGEIRLPAAQAGSSIMPGKVNPVIPEVVNQVCFMVIGHDLTITLCAEGGQLQLNAFEPTIGYCLLSSLRHMTAAIETLNLRCVGGIEANADHCLAQVENSIGLITALGPRLGYEAASRIARRAHAEGRRVADLVREEGLLTGPELDDLLRIEVMTAPRASGRSVAATAS, via the coding sequence ATGACACGCAAGCGAGCAGAAACCAGCGACGAAACCTCCGCGCAGGACGTCGCGGCCGCCCCGCAGGCGGAGCGCCCCGGCGCGCGGACCCGCACGGAGCAGGATCTCCTCGGCGAGGCGCATATCCCGGCCGACGCCTATTGGGGAATCCATACCCTGCGCGCCGTCGAGAACTTTCCCATCACCGGCGTGCCGATTGGGCGGTTTCCCGACTTCGTGCGCGCCCTCGTCCTCGTGAAAGCCGCCGCGGCCCGCGCGAACAGGCGGCTCGGGCACCTTTCCGCCGAAAAATGCGCGGCGATCGAGAAGGCCTGCGACATGATCGCCCGCGAGGGCCGGCTGCACGACCAGTTCGTGGTCGACGCCGTCCAGGGCGGCGCCGGCACCTCGACGAACATGAACGTCAACGAGGTCGTCGCCAATCTCGCGCTGGAGACGATGGGCCGTGCCAGGGGCGACTATGCGGCGCTTCACCCCAACGACGACGTCAACAGGGCGCAGTCGACCAACGACGCCTATCCGACCGCCCTGCGCCTCGCCGTCATCTTCGCCACCGAGCCCCTCGTCCACGCGCTGAACGAGCTGGCCTTCGCCTTCAAGGCGAAGGCGGTGGAGTTCGCCGGCATCCTCAAGATCGGCCGCACCCAGCTCCAGGACGCGGTGCCGATGACGCTCGGCCAGGAGTTCGACGGCTTCTTCGCCACGATCAAGGAAGACGTGTCGCGCCTTCGCGAGGCCGCGGCCCTGTTCCGCGAGGTCAATCTCGGCGCCACGGCGATCGGGACGGGCATCACCTCCGATCCCCGCTATGCGGCGCTCGCCGTCGAGGAGCTCGCGCGCCTGTCCGGCCAGCCGATGGTGCCGGCCGCCAACCTCATAGAGGCGACGTCGGACATGGGCGCGTTCGTCCTGTTCTCCGGCATCCTGAAGAGGATCGCCGTCAAGCTGTCCAAGATATGCAACGACCTGCGCCTGCTGTCGAGCGGGCCGCGCGCGGGCCTCGGCGAGATCCGCCTCCCCGCCGCCCAGGCCGGCTCGTCGATCATGCCGGGCAAGGTCAATCCCGTCATCCCGGAAGTGGTCAACCAGGTGTGCTTCATGGTCATCGGCCATGACCTGACGATCACCTTGTGCGCCGAAGGCGGCCAGTTGCAGCTCAACGCCTTCGAGCCGACCATCGGCTACTGCCTGCTGTCGTCGCTGCGGCACATGACGGCGGCGATCGAGACGCTGAACCTGCGCTGCGTCGGCGGGATCGAGGCGAACGCCGACCATTGCCTCGCACAGGTCGAGAATTCGATCGGCCTGATAACCGCGCTCGGGCCGCGCCTCGGCTACGAGGCCGCCTCGCGCATCGCCCGGCGCGCCCATGCGGAAGGGCGCCGCGTGGCGGACCTCGTGCGCGAGGAGGGCCTGCTGACCGGGCCGGAGCTCGACGACCTCCTCCGGATCGAGGTCATGACCGCGCCGCGCGCCTCCGGCCGGAGCGTGGCGGCAACGGCCTCCTGA
- a CDS encoding DUF1963 domain-containing protein: MFDSPADAADALLAYFERPRVEIVVEALVPAAIFHPAASGIAIGGTRLGGTPDAPAGFVWPRPARPDDPDEIARRGNEDAGREMRAHMALDLPYAFIAQVDLTEAAALGPAASALPSEGRLLFFYDLAIGPWDTGTRVARVIWERSPADALRPLAVPDDLAAAAAREAQERAAIAAEFGDGDEDVDEDAGGGTNYGAPARAMTLRQAWRLPDPHALEIAAMPDFAAVARGESDDPMLQDLFSAYEEALEEFGDRYPAETWQRQQLLGSPMPEQDDPRYDAVVVTGWGKQHLSGEEWLEHRDEVLLKAHDWTLLLQIDIGDWMQARFVEGTIYFLIRRDHLEKHRFDEVVAVYQQT; encoded by the coding sequence ATGTTCGACAGCCCGGCCGATGCCGCCGATGCCCTGCTGGCCTATTTCGAGCGGCCGCGAGTCGAGATCGTCGTCGAGGCGCTGGTGCCGGCGGCGATCTTCCATCCGGCGGCGTCGGGAATCGCCATCGGCGGCACGCGGCTCGGCGGCACGCCGGACGCGCCCGCCGGCTTCGTCTGGCCCCGCCCGGCGCGGCCCGACGATCCCGACGAGATCGCCCGGCGCGGCAACGAGGACGCGGGCCGGGAAATGCGCGCCCACATGGCGCTCGACCTGCCCTATGCGTTCATCGCGCAGGTCGACCTCACTGAGGCCGCCGCGCTCGGGCCGGCCGCTTCGGCGCTTCCTTCCGAGGGGCGGCTGCTGTTCTTCTACGATCTCGCCATCGGCCCGTGGGACACCGGCACGCGCGTCGCCCGGGTGATCTGGGAGCGCTCGCCCGCCGATGCGCTGCGCCCGCTCGCCGTGCCGGACGACCTTGCCGCGGCCGCCGCGCGCGAGGCGCAGGAGCGGGCGGCGATCGCCGCCGAGTTCGGCGACGGGGACGAGGACGTGGACGAGGATGCCGGGGGCGGCACGAATTACGGCGCGCCGGCCCGGGCCATGACCCTGCGGCAGGCGTGGCGGCTTCCCGATCCGCACGCGCTCGAGATCGCGGCCATGCCCGACTTCGCCGCCGTCGCCAGGGGCGAGAGCGACGACCCCATGCTTCAGGACCTGTTCTCCGCCTATGAGGAGGCGCTGGAGGAATTCGGCGACCGCTATCCGGCCGAGACGTGGCAGCGCCAGCAGCTTCTCGGCAGCCCGATGCCGGAGCAGGACGATCCGCGCTACGACGCCGTCGTCGTCACCGGATGGGGCAAGCAGCACCTGTCGGGCGAGGAATGGCTGGAGCACCGCGACGAGGTGCTTCTCAAGGCACATGACTGGACGCTGCTGCTCCAGATCGACATCGGCGACTGGATGCAGGCGCGCTTCGTCGAGGGCACGATCTATTTCCTGATCCGGCGCGACCATCTCGAAAAGCACCGGTTCGACGAGGTGGTGGCCGTCTACCAGCAGACGTGA
- a CDS encoding flavin reductase family protein — protein sequence MPHVEIDFEALDAQLAYKLLAGTIVPRPIALVTTVSAPGIANAAPYSFFNVLSADPPLVALGLENRPDGTTKDTAHNIEAREEFTVNIVSDAIAGAMAACAGDFDYEVDELAQTGLTAAPGKKVSSPYILEAPAAFECRRFITFAVSRSRNIVIGRIVHAHYRGDILDLERMRVNGDALDAVGRLTGRAYTRTRDKFDL from the coding sequence ATGCCGCACGTTGAGATCGACTTCGAGGCGCTCGACGCGCAGCTGGCCTACAAGCTGCTTGCCGGCACGATCGTGCCGCGCCCCATCGCGCTCGTCACCACCGTTTCCGCACCCGGCATCGCCAATGCCGCGCCCTACAGCTTCTTCAACGTGCTGTCCGCCGACCCGCCGCTCGTCGCGCTCGGCCTCGAGAACCGGCCGGACGGGACGACCAAGGACACGGCGCACAACATCGAGGCGCGCGAGGAGTTCACCGTCAACATCGTCTCCGATGCCATCGCCGGCGCGATGGCGGCCTGCGCCGGCGATTTCGACTACGAGGTCGACGAGCTCGCCCAGACCGGACTGACGGCCGCGCCCGGAAAGAAGGTGTCGAGCCCCTACATCCTGGAAGCGCCGGCCGCCTTCGAATGCCGCCGGTTCATCACCTTCGCGGTCAGCCGCTCGCGCAACATCGTCATCGGCAGGATCGTCCATGCCCATTACCGGGGCGACATCCTCGATCTCGAGCGCATGCGGGTGAACGGCGACGCGCTCGACGCCGTCGGCCGCCTGACCGGCCGCGCCTATACGCGCACGCGCGACAAGTTCGACCTCTAG